The following proteins come from a genomic window of Helicobacter sp. MIT 99-5507:
- the nusG gene encoding transcription termination/antitermination protein NusG produces MALEWYAIQTYSGSEKSVKLAIENLLRETKMLDKMEQIVVPTEDIVEFKNNKRKITARSLYPGYVFIKIDLNTELWHMIQSLPRVGRFIGESKKPTPLSEKDIELILEKITNRAAPKPKVSFSPGEFVRIIDGAFLNFTATVEEYDMEHRKLKLNISIFGRNTPIEISDSQVEKIV; encoded by the coding sequence ATGGCGTTAGAATGGTATGCAATTCAAACATATTCTGGTAGTGAAAAGTCAGTAAAACTAGCAATTGAGAATCTACTTCGTGAAACTAAAATGCTAGATAAGATGGAACAGATAGTTGTGCCCACAGAAGATATAGTAGAGTTTAAAAATAATAAGCGAAAAATAACTGCAAGAAGTCTATATCCAGGCTATGTATTTATAAAAATAGATTTAAATACAGAGTTATGGCATATGATACAATCATTGCCTAGAGTAGGACGTTTTATTGGTGAGTCAAAGAAGCCAACGCCACTTAGTGAAAAAGATATAGAACTAATTTTAGAAAAGATTACTAATCGTGCTGCTCCAAAGCCAAAAGTATCTTTTTCTCCTGGTGAATTTGTTCGTATTATTGATGGAGCATTTTTAAATTTTACTGCAACAGTTGAAGAATATGATATGGAGCATAGAAAATTAAAGTTAAATATTTCTATTTTTGGTAGGAATACACCAATTGAGATTTCAGATTCTCAAGTAGAAAAAATAGTTTAA
- the rpmG gene encoding 50S ribosomal protein L33, whose product MKIKVGLKCVECGDINYSTTKNAKTNVEKLELKKFCPRLNKHTIHKEVKLKS is encoded by the coding sequence ATGAAGATAAAAGTTGGATTGAAATGTGTTGAGTGTGGTGATATAAATTATAGCACTACAAAAAATGCTAAAACAAATGTAGAAAAACTGGAGCTCAAGAAATTTTGTCCTAGATTGAATAAACATACTATTCATAAAGAGGTAAAGCTTAAGAGTTAA
- the secE gene encoding preprotein translocase subunit SecE, producing MKRLFVFYRMAREELDKVIFPTKEQIRNASISVLVVVSVIALFLSLIGVIFGTIASSIL from the coding sequence ATGAAAAGGCTATTTGTATTTTATAGAATGGCAAGAGAAGAATTAGATAAGGTGATTTTTCCAACTAAAGAGCAGATTCGAAATGCTTCTATATCTGTCCTTGTTGTTGTTAGTGTTATTGCTTTATTTTTATCGTTAATTGGTGTTATTTTTGGCACTATTGCTTCTAGCATTTTATAG